Genomic window (Pseudomonas sp. L5B5):
CCAGGCATGAAAAAGGCCGCCCTGCATGCAAGGGCGGCCTGTCCGAAGTAGCTGTAGACCCACTAAAGCCAGTTAAGTTCCCGATTAAAAACAATAAGTTACGGGATTGTGTACAATTCGTGCTATTCGTCGGATTTCGTTTGTAAGCGCCGCGGCACAGCCTCAGGATCGCGCCGTCATCCCTTTGAGGCTCATGTATGAAGTTCTCCTCGATTCTCTTGTTGTCCCTTGGCCTGGTCAGCGGCGTCGCCTCTGCCGGAGGCACCACTGAAGCAGGTGTGGGCGGCGCATTGGGCGGGGTTCTAGGCTCGGTGGTCGGTCAGCAGATCGGTGGCAATACCGGATCGGCCATCGGCGCGGCCTTGGGCGGCGCAGGCGGCAGTGCGGTCGGTGCGGACAAGCGCAGCCGCGGCCAGGCAGCCATTGGCGGCGCCCTTGGCGCTGCAGGCGGCAACGTGGTGGGCCGCAGCATGGGCGGCAACACGGGCAGCCTGATCGGCGCAGCAGCAGGTGGCGGCGCCGGCGGTGCACTGGGCAACTACATGGGCAATGAGAGCGCCCGCGAAGACCGCGACTACCGCCGTGATCGCGACCGCCGCTACTACCGCGACGGCCACCGTGGCCGTGGCCATGCCTACGGGCATCGCAAGCATCGTCATTATCGCGACTGACTGTCGCCGCTGCCGCAGGCAACGAACGAGGCCGCAGGACTCGCCAGGCAGGCGCAACGGTGTATCAGTTGCACCGTTGATTGCGCTCTAGCGTCTCCTGCGCAGACGATCGCAGCCTGGCAGCAGCTAAAGGCTCCAACGTTCACACCACCAGCAACTGCTCCAGCGCCGCCCGCAATGCGGGCGGAATCGCTACCGGCTGGTTGGATGCCCGGTCCACGAACACATGGACGAAGCGTCCTGCCGCGCACGGCTCTCCCTCTCCCAGCTTGAACACCGCCAACTCATACTGCACCGAGCTGTTGCCCAGTTTGCCGACCCGCAGACCCACCTCGATGCATTCGGGAAAGGCGATGGAAGCAAAGTAGTCGCAGGCCGAACTGACCACGAAACCCACCACCTCGCCATCGTGGATATCCAGACCGCCCTGTTCGATCAGGTAGGTGTTCACTGCCGTATCAAAGAAGCTGTAGTAGGTGACGTTGTTCACATGGCCATAGGCGTCATTGTCGTGCCAGCGGGTGGTGATCGGCTGGAAATGACGGTAGTCGCCGCGTTGCGGCACAGGTTCGGACATCAGGGCTGTCTCCCATGGGCTGAAGATTGATCGCCGGGCATTTCACCCCAGGCGACTAAACCTGGGCAAACCCTTTTCCGGCGGCGGCCAGCTCCTCGATCAGTTTCGCGGGC
Coding sequences:
- a CDS encoding YMGG-like glycine zipper-containing protein — protein: MKFSSILLLSLGLVSGVASAGGTTEAGVGGALGGVLGSVVGQQIGGNTGSAIGAALGGAGGSAVGADKRSRGQAAIGGALGAAGGNVVGRSMGGNTGSLIGAAAGGGAGGALGNYMGNESAREDRDYRRDRDRRYYRDGHRGRGHAYGHRKHRHYRD
- a CDS encoding acyl-CoA thioesterase: MSEPVPQRGDYRHFQPITTRWHDNDAYGHVNNVTYYSFFDTAVNTYLIEQGGLDIHDGEVVGFVVSSACDYFASIAFPECIEVGLRVGKLGNSSVQYELAVFKLGEGEPCAAGRFVHVFVDRASNQPVAIPPALRAALEQLLVV